One segment of Carassius auratus strain Wakin chromosome 2, ASM336829v1, whole genome shotgun sequence DNA contains the following:
- the LOC113110821 gene encoding pancreas transcription factor 1 subunit alpha-like, producing the protein MDSVLDPFTGLDSFSSPYFDDDDFFTDHSSRDHLDTDDFLDEDVDFLTNQIQEYYKDSRILQDGDYRDAGNFSFSSSSSTFSYGCADSTSELSPNRDGPLLKRRRRMRSEVEMQQLRQAANVRERRRMQSINDAFEGLRSHIPTLPYEKRLSKVDTLRLAIGYINFLAELVQSDTPIRNPHSDTLNPPKKVIICHRGTRSPSPNDPDYGLPPLAGHSLSWTDEKQLKDQNIIRTAKVWTPEDPRKLHLKSSINNIENEPPFNFIS; encoded by the exons ATGGACAGTGTGTTGGATCCATTCACAGGCTTAGACTCCTTCTCCTCCCCTTATTTCGACGACGATGACTTCTTCACGGACCACTCGTCGAGGGACCACTTGGACACAGACGACTTTTTGGACGAGGATGTCGATTTCCTCACCAATCAAATCCAAGAATATTATAAGGACAGTCGGATATTGCAGGACGGAGATTACCGCGACGCTGGCAATTTCTCTTTTTCTTCGTCGTCTTCGACTTTCTCGTACGGATGCGCTGACAGCACCTCGGAACTGTCCCCTAACAGAGACGGTCCCTTGCTGAAGAGGCGGAGGCGCATGAGATCCGAAGTGGAGATGCAACAGTTGCGTCAAGCTGCCAACGTCCGGGAGCGACGGAGGATGCAGTCCATTAACGATGCTTTCGAAGGACTGCGATCACACATCCCCACTCTACCTTACGAGAAGAGACTTTCAAAAGTTGACACTTTACGTCTTGCAATCGGCTACATAAACTTCCTTGCAGAACTTGTGCAGTCCGACACGCCAATCCGGAACCCACACAGTGATACTTTAAACCCACCTAAAAAAGTCATCATTTGCCACAGAGGAACaa GGTCCCCATCTCCAAATGACCCAGACTACGGCTTGCCTCCTCTCGCCGGACACTCTCTGTCATGGACTGATGAGAAGCAGTTAAAAGATCAGAACATCATTAGGACAGCGAAAGTCTGGACACCAGAAGACCCAAGAAAGTTGCACTTGAAATCATCCATCAACAACATTGAGAACGAACCCCCTTTTAACTTTATTTCCTAA